Proteins from a single region of Akkermansiaceae bacterium:
- a CDS encoding addiction module protein, whose protein sequence is MALALPRLEKLRLMEALWSDLVSQPESMESPSWHQAALRETEARLAAGTEEILDWTEAKRRLAGGR, encoded by the coding sequence ATCGCACTCGCTCTACCGCGGCTTGAAAAGCTCCGGCTCATGGAAGCACTTTGGTCGGATCTGGTATCCCAGCCTGAATCCATGGAATCTCCATCCTGGCACCAGGCCGCGCTCCGGGAAACCGAAGCGCGGCTCGCCGCAGGAACCGAGGAGATTCTGGATTGGACCGAGGCGAAGAGGCGTTTGGCCGGGGGACGATGA
- the gmd gene encoding GDP-mannose 4,6-dehydratase → MKRALITGITGQDGSYLAEFLLEKGYEVHGIKRRASLFNTERVDHIYEDPHVENSRFRLHYGDLTDTSNLNRLIAQIQPDEIYNLGAQSHVAVSFEAPEYTADVDAIGTLRLLEAIRFLGLEKKTRFYQASTSELYGLVQEIPQKETTPFHPRSPYGVAKLYAYWITVNYREAYGIYACNGILFNHESPRRGETFVTRKITRGISNIAQGLEKCLYLGNLGALRDWGHAKDYVRMQWMMLQQDTPEDFVIATGKQISVREFVRLSALEAGIELAFAGEGVDEIATVSRIIDPEKAPAVKPGDLIIRVDPRYFRPAEVETLLGDPTKAKEKLGWTPRISVEEMCAEMVASDLEKARRHALLENHGHHIAVPQE, encoded by the coding sequence ATGAAACGTGCCCTCATCACCGGCATCACCGGGCAGGATGGATCCTATCTGGCGGAGTTCCTGCTGGAGAAAGGTTACGAGGTCCACGGAATCAAAAGGCGCGCCTCACTGTTCAACACGGAGCGGGTGGATCATATCTACGAGGACCCGCATGTGGAGAATTCCCGCTTCCGCCTCCACTACGGCGACCTCACGGATACCTCGAACCTGAACCGGCTGATCGCACAGATCCAACCCGATGAGATCTACAATCTGGGAGCCCAGTCGCACGTGGCTGTTTCCTTCGAGGCTCCGGAATACACCGCCGACGTGGATGCCATCGGCACGCTGAGGCTACTGGAGGCCATCCGTTTCCTCGGGCTGGAGAAGAAGACCCGCTTCTACCAGGCCTCGACTTCCGAGCTCTATGGCCTGGTGCAGGAAATCCCCCAGAAGGAGACCACCCCTTTCCACCCCCGCTCGCCCTATGGTGTCGCGAAGCTTTATGCCTACTGGATCACGGTGAATTACCGCGAGGCCTATGGCATCTATGCCTGCAACGGGATCCTGTTCAACCACGAGTCACCACGCCGCGGCGAGACCTTCGTGACCCGGAAGATCACGCGGGGCATCTCGAACATCGCGCAGGGATTGGAAAAATGCCTTTATCTCGGCAATCTCGGCGCGCTGCGCGACTGGGGCCATGCCAAGGACTACGTCCGCATGCAGTGGATGATGCTCCAGCAGGACACGCCGGAGGATTTTGTCATCGCCACCGGAAAACAGATATCCGTCCGTGAGTTCGTCCGCCTCTCCGCCTTGGAAGCGGGCATCGAACTCGCCTTCGCAGGTGAAGGAGTGGATGAGATCGCCACGGTTTCCAGGATCATCGATCCGGAGAAAGCTCCGGCGGTTAAGCCCGGGGATCTGATCATCCGGGTCGATCCACGGTATTTCCGGCCGGCGGAGGTTGAAACCCTGCTCGGCGATCCGACGAAAGCGAAAGAGAAGCTGGGCTGGACCCCCCGGATCTCGGTCGAGGAAATGTGCGCCGAAATGGTGGCCTCCGACCTGGAAAAGGCACGGCGCCACGCACTTCTCGAAAACCACGGCCACCACATCGCCGTTCCCCAGGAATAA
- a CDS encoding polyprenyl synthetase family protein: MDLKTYLKAMAAETDAALDRFLPKEEQSPSTIHSAMRYSVFAGGKRLRPILCLAAAEACGGAAEDALPPACAVELMHTYSLVHDDLPAMDDDDLRRGRPTCHKVYGEGMAVLCGDALLTEAFIVISQAKATKRYGAREYVAELATTGGSLKLIGGQVLDLEGEGKKLGKEDLIRIHEAKTAALLTTSLRLGGMTANAKPEKLQALTDFGYALGLAFQVIDDILDVTQSTEVLGKTAGKDAAVEKSTYPSVLGLEDSRKEAAKLTRQALAALEPLGKKAARLREIAASLLEREY; the protein is encoded by the coding sequence ATGGACCTGAAGACCTATCTCAAAGCCATGGCCGCGGAAACGGATGCGGCCCTCGACCGTTTTCTTCCCAAGGAAGAACAGTCTCCTTCCACGATCCATTCCGCGATGCGCTACAGCGTCTTCGCCGGGGGGAAACGTCTCCGTCCCATCCTCTGCCTCGCCGCCGCCGAAGCTTGTGGCGGTGCCGCGGAAGACGCGCTCCCGCCTGCCTGTGCGGTGGAGCTGATGCATACCTACTCCCTTGTCCACGACGACCTTCCCGCCATGGACGACGACGACCTGCGCCGTGGCCGCCCGACGTGCCACAAGGTGTATGGCGAGGGCATGGCCGTCCTCTGCGGCGACGCGCTGCTCACGGAGGCTTTCATCGTCATTTCCCAGGCCAAGGCCACGAAGCGTTACGGAGCCCGCGAATATGTGGCCGAGCTAGCCACCACCGGCGGCAGCCTGAAGCTGATCGGCGGACAGGTGCTGGACCTCGAAGGCGAAGGAAAAAAACTCGGGAAGGAGGATCTGATCCGCATCCATGAGGCGAAGACCGCCGCGCTTCTCACCACCTCGCTGCGGCTCGGGGGCATGACAGCCAACGCGAAACCGGAAAAACTCCAGGCGCTGACTGATTTCGGCTACGCCCTCGGCCTCGCCTTCCAGGTGATCGACGACATCCTCGACGTCACCCAGAGCACGGAAGTGCTGGGCAAGACCGCCGGCAAGGACGCTGCGGTGGAAAAGTCCACCTACCCCTCCGTCCTTGGGCTGGAAGATTCCCGGAAGGAAGCCGCCAAGCTCACCAGACAGGCGCTTGCCGCACTCGAACCCCTGGGCAAAAAAGCCGCCCGCCTGCGGGAGATCGCGGCCAGCCTGCTGGAGCGGGAGTATTGA
- a CDS encoding helix-turn-helix transcriptional regulator, producing MEDSVGEKDARAMVRLVAEVAALRGDHTTSKRYLMDGLLGLVGADSWVWALGYLDPSRPPVYASYLHEGFDEERFARYLQAVEHPGMKVLMGPFTEELMERKSHITRTRQQIDRPGDSASAAVANDFWLAADIAPIILSARPLNEECVSIIALYRRADQPMFSERERKIAHILLTEAFWLHAEGWPEDFGAKTPELSRPRRLVLNLLLEGHSRKMIADRLNLSIHTVSGYVKDIYANFNVQSHAELMRRFTRGAGGGTD from the coding sequence ATGGAAGACTCTGTGGGAGAAAAGGATGCGCGTGCGATGGTGCGGCTGGTGGCGGAGGTGGCGGCGCTGAGAGGCGATCACACCACCTCCAAGCGCTATCTCATGGATGGATTGCTGGGGCTGGTCGGAGCGGACAGTTGGGTGTGGGCGTTGGGTTATCTGGATCCCTCGCGGCCACCGGTCTATGCATCTTATCTCCACGAAGGTTTCGATGAAGAACGGTTCGCGCGTTATCTCCAGGCGGTGGAACATCCGGGCATGAAGGTGCTGATGGGGCCATTCACCGAGGAACTCATGGAGCGGAAATCCCACATCACACGGACGCGGCAGCAGATCGACCGTCCGGGCGATTCCGCTTCCGCCGCCGTGGCCAACGATTTCTGGCTGGCGGCGGACATCGCCCCCATCATCCTTTCCGCGCGCCCGCTGAATGAGGAGTGCGTGAGCATCATCGCCCTTTACCGCAGGGCCGACCAACCCATGTTCAGCGAGCGGGAACGGAAGATCGCGCACATTCTCCTGACGGAGGCCTTTTGGCTGCACGCGGAGGGTTGGCCGGAGGATTTCGGGGCAAAGACCCCGGAGTTGTCCAGGCCGCGGCGGCTGGTCCTCAACCTCCTGCTGGAGGGACACAGCCGCAAGATGATCGCCGACCGGCTGAATCTCTCGATCCACACCGTGTCCGGCTACGTGAAGGACATCTACGCCAACTTCAACGTGCAGTCCCACGCGGAACTGATGCGGCGCTTCACCCGGGGGGCTGGGGGAGGAACCGACTGA
- a CDS encoding GDP-L-fucose synthase: protein MKKLFITGHRGMVGSALVRKAGQLGIHETITAGRDVVDLTNQAEVFAFLGREKPDTVIIAAAKVGGIHANSTYPADFIYENIAIAANLVEGSRRAGVERVLFLGSSCIYPKHAPQPMPESCLLTSPLETTNEAYAVAKIAGLKLCQHYRAQHGLLYHSAMPTNLYGPGDNYHPENSHVIPALIRRFHEAQAAGAPSVTIWGTGTPLREFLHVDDLADACFHLLRLDDPPDWVNVGVGEDISILDLAKLIARTVGFEGAILTDPAKPDGTPRKLLDTSLIRSTGWTPSIEFRDGLSAAYADFLSSTASGTARTQ, encoded by the coding sequence ATGAAAAAGCTCTTCATCACGGGTCATCGCGGCATGGTGGGCTCCGCGCTTGTCCGCAAGGCCGGACAGCTTGGCATCCATGAAACCATCACCGCCGGCAGGGATGTGGTGGATCTCACCAACCAGGCGGAGGTCTTCGCATTCCTAGGCAGGGAAAAGCCGGACACGGTGATCATCGCCGCGGCGAAGGTCGGGGGCATCCATGCGAACTCCACCTATCCGGCGGATTTCATCTACGAGAACATCGCCATCGCGGCAAATCTGGTGGAAGGCAGCAGGCGGGCGGGCGTGGAGCGGGTCTTGTTCCTGGGTTCCTCCTGCATCTATCCGAAGCATGCTCCCCAGCCGATGCCGGAAAGCTGCCTGCTCACCAGCCCGCTGGAGACGACCAACGAGGCCTACGCGGTGGCGAAAATCGCGGGATTGAAACTCTGCCAGCATTACCGCGCCCAGCATGGCCTGCTCTATCACAGCGCGATGCCGACCAATCTCTATGGTCCGGGAGACAACTATCATCCGGAGAATTCCCACGTGATCCCGGCACTGATCCGCCGCTTCCACGAAGCGCAGGCCGCCGGCGCACCATCCGTCACCATCTGGGGGACGGGCACCCCGCTGCGCGAATTCCTGCATGTGGACGATCTGGCGGACGCCTGTTTCCACCTGCTGCGGCTCGATGACCCGCCGGACTGGGTGAATGTCGGCGTCGGCGAGGACATCAGCATCCTCGATCTGGCGAAGCTCATCGCCCGGACCGTGGGCTTCGAAGGGGCGATTCTGACGGACCCCGCCAAGCCCGACGGCACCCCGCGCAAACTGCTGGATACCTCGCTGATCCGCTCCACCGGCTGGACGCCCTCCATTGAATTCCGGGATGGACTCTCCGCCGCATACGCTGATTTCCTCTCCTCGACCGCCTCGGGAACCGCCCGCACCCAATAA
- a CDS encoding helix-turn-helix transcriptional regulator, whose amino-acid sequence MEEKDARAMVRLVAEVAALRGDHTTSKRYLMNGLRELAAADSWVWALGYLDPSRPPVYAAYLHEGFDDERFARYLQAIEHPGMKVLTGPFTRELMERGIQHTRTREQIDHTRRSQQADLPEEAEAVAAANELLLAADVSSLIVSARPVNEECVSIIGVYRRPDQPAFSERDRMVAHILLTEAFWLHAEGWPEDFGAKTPELSRPRRLVLNLLLEGHSRKMIADKLGLSIHTVSGYVKDIYRNFNVQSHAELMRRFTRGTGAA is encoded by the coding sequence GTGGAAGAGAAAGATGCGCGCGCGATGGTGCGGCTGGTGGCGGAGGTGGCGGCGCTGCGGGGCGACCATACCACTTCCAAACGCTATCTCATGAATGGCCTCAGGGAGCTGGCCGCTGCTGACAGTTGGGTTTGGGCCCTGGGCTATCTGGATCCTTCCCGTCCTCCGGTCTATGCCGCCTATCTTCATGAAGGTTTTGATGATGAAAGGTTCGCGCGTTATCTTCAGGCCATCGAGCATCCGGGAATGAAAGTCCTGACGGGGCCTTTCACCAGGGAGCTGATGGAGCGGGGGATCCAGCACACACGGACCAGGGAGCAGATCGACCACACGCGGAGGAGCCAGCAGGCGGACCTCCCGGAAGAGGCGGAGGCGGTCGCTGCCGCGAATGAACTTCTGTTGGCTGCGGATGTCTCATCCCTCATTGTATCCGCGCGTCCTGTGAATGAGGAATGCGTCAGCATCATCGGTGTGTATCGTCGGCCTGACCAACCCGCCTTCAGCGAACGTGACCGGATGGTGGCGCACATCCTTCTCACGGAGGCCTTCTGGCTGCATGCGGAGGGCTGGCCGGAAGATTTCGGGGCAAAGACCCCCGAACTGTCCCGGCCGCGGCGGCTGGTCCTCAACCTCCTGCTGGAGGGACACAGCCGGAAGATGATCGCCGATAAGCTGGGCCTTTCGATCCATACCGTGTCCGGCTACGTGAAGGACATCTACCGCAACTTCAACGTGCAGTCCCACGCGGAGCTGATGCGGCGTTTCACCCGGGGGACGGGAGCCGCTTAG
- a CDS encoding FAD-dependent oxidoreductase yields the protein MQTDFSTDFLIIGAGFSGLVAAERLSAAGWRCVVVDRRPHLAGNAFDSTDGVGVLTHRYGPHYFRTNSRRILDYLSRFTAWHEVAYTIKSFARGRYWSFPINLNTFEELMGRSSTPEEFTAWLEANRLPVNQPKDSEEVILSQAGREFYELFFEGYTQKQWKRHPRELDPSVCGRIPIRTNRDNRYLTEEFQALPDKGYTALFDNLLAASPGIEVQLGIDSEEARRRWKHRHLIYTGAIDEYFGYRFGPLPYRSLRFEHEAFSAEQLREREPIAGKRGFWQPSMQVNYPEMGVPFTRIVEIKHATGQQIAASSIMREFPKDWTPGGDPYYPVPAPDSRAAYLRYAQLTSTEENTSFIGRLATYRYYNMDQVTGMALAEADRLLNRYGRPCP from the coding sequence TTGCAAACCGACTTCTCCACCGATTTCCTCATCATTGGCGCGGGCTTCTCCGGGCTGGTCGCCGCGGAGCGTCTTTCCGCGGCGGGGTGGAGATGCGTGGTGGTGGACCGACGGCCCCATCTCGCCGGCAACGCCTTCGACAGCACGGACGGAGTGGGAGTCCTCACCCATCGCTACGGCCCCCATTATTTCCGCACCAATTCCCGGCGGATCCTCGATTACCTCTCGCGCTTCACCGCGTGGCACGAGGTGGCCTACACCATCAAGAGCTTCGCACGCGGACGCTACTGGAGTTTCCCGATCAACCTCAACACCTTCGAGGAACTGATGGGACGTTCCTCAACCCCGGAGGAATTCACGGCATGGCTGGAGGCCAACCGGCTGCCGGTCAACCAACCGAAGGATTCCGAGGAAGTGATCCTCTCCCAGGCTGGCCGGGAATTTTACGAACTGTTCTTCGAGGGCTACACCCAGAAGCAGTGGAAACGCCATCCCCGCGAGCTGGACCCATCCGTCTGCGGCCGGATCCCGATCCGGACGAACCGGGACAACCGGTATCTGACGGAGGAGTTCCAGGCCCTGCCGGACAAAGGCTACACCGCCCTTTTCGACAACCTGCTGGCAGCTTCTCCGGGAATCGAGGTGCAACTGGGCATTGATTCAGAGGAGGCCCGCCGCCGGTGGAAACACCGCCACCTGATCTACACCGGGGCGATCGACGAATATTTCGGCTATCGGTTCGGGCCGTTGCCCTACCGTTCGCTGCGGTTCGAGCATGAGGCGTTTTCCGCCGAGCAGCTCCGGGAGCGGGAACCGATCGCCGGGAAGCGGGGGTTCTGGCAACCGTCGATGCAGGTCAACTACCCTGAAATGGGCGTGCCCTTCACAAGGATCGTCGAAATCAAGCACGCCACCGGCCAGCAGATCGCGGCCAGCAGCATCATGCGGGAGTTTCCGAAAGACTGGACTCCGGGAGGGGATCCGTATTATCCCGTCCCCGCACCCGACAGCCGCGCCGCCTACCTCCGGTATGCCCAGCTTACCTCTACGGAGGAAAACACGAGCTTCATCGGCCGCCTTGCCACCTACCGATACTACAACATGGATCAAGTGACAGGAATGGCCCTGGCCGAGGCGGACCGGTTGTTGAACCGCTACGGCAGACCGTGTCCCTGA
- a CDS encoding SDR family oxidoreductase yields the protein MRILITGGAGFLGSHLCARLLNEGNEVICLDNFFTGRKRNVAHLLKNPDFELVRHDVTNPFHFEVDQIYNLACPASPPHYQHNPIKTTKTSFLGAMHSLGLAKRVGARVFQASTSEVYGDPEVHPQPETYKGCVNPIGIRSCYDEGKRVAETLFFDYHRQHGTEIRVVRIFNTYGPNMLPDDGRVVSNFIVQALAGKDLTIYGDGTQTRSFCYVDDLLEGFVRLMNHPTLQGPVNIGNPGEFTMLQLAEMVLKKVGGPSKITFHPLPGDDPKQRRPDITLASNELGWQPQVSLDQGLDPTIEYFRKLVKG from the coding sequence ATGCGGATACTCATTACCGGTGGAGCGGGTTTTCTCGGGTCGCACCTCTGCGCGCGCCTTCTCAACGAGGGTAATGAGGTGATCTGCCTCGATAACTTCTTCACCGGCCGGAAGCGGAATGTCGCCCACCTGCTGAAGAATCCGGATTTTGAGCTGGTCCGCCATGACGTGACCAATCCGTTCCACTTCGAGGTGGACCAGATCTACAATCTGGCCTGCCCGGCCTCCCCGCCGCACTACCAGCACAACCCCATCAAGACGACGAAGACCTCGTTCCTCGGGGCCATGCATTCGCTGGGACTGGCGAAGAGGGTGGGGGCGCGTGTTTTCCAGGCTTCGACCTCGGAAGTTTATGGCGATCCGGAAGTGCATCCGCAGCCGGAGACCTACAAAGGTTGCGTGAACCCCATCGGCATCCGTTCCTGCTATGATGAAGGGAAGCGGGTGGCTGAGACCTTGTTCTTCGACTACCATCGCCAGCACGGAACTGAGATCCGTGTGGTGCGGATCTTCAACACCTACGGCCCGAACATGCTGCCGGATGACGGGCGTGTGGTTTCGAATTTCATCGTTCAGGCGCTGGCCGGGAAGGATCTCACGATCTACGGGGACGGCACCCAGACCCGTTCGTTCTGTTACGTTGACGATCTCCTCGAAGGCTTCGTCCGCCTGATGAACCATCCCACGTTGCAAGGCCCGGTGAACATCGGCAATCCGGGTGAGTTCACCATGTTGCAACTGGCGGAGATGGTTCTGAAAAAGGTCGGCGGCCCATCGAAGATCACCTTCCATCCCTTGCCGGGCGATGACCCGAAGCAGCGCCGCCCGGACATCACGCTGGCGAGCAATGAACTCGGCTGGCAGCCACAGGTTTCGCTGGACCAAGGTCTCGATCCGACGATCGAGTATTTCCGGAAACTGGTGAAGGGCTGA
- a CDS encoding type II toxin-antitoxin system RelE/ParE family toxin produces the protein MRIRILATAVADLEAAREFYDLQEPGVGDYFQDCLFSEIESLILHAGIHRKVHGYHRLLSKRFPYAIYYRIDEASVTLMHRVLDCHRDPETNRKSLGPDLWT, from the coding sequence ATGAGAATCCGGATTCTTGCCACAGCGGTCGCGGATCTGGAAGCGGCACGGGAGTTCTATGACCTCCAGGAACCCGGCGTGGGCGACTATTTCCAGGACTGCCTGTTCTCCGAAATCGAATCACTGATTCTCCATGCAGGCATCCACCGGAAGGTGCACGGCTACCACCGCCTGCTTTCAAAGCGCTTTCCCTACGCGATCTACTACCGGATTGACGAAGCATCGGTGACCTTGATGCATCGGGTCTTGGATTGCCACCGTGATCCTGAAACAAACCGGAAAAGCCTTGGACCTGACTTATGGACCTGA
- a CDS encoding putative manganese-dependent inorganic diphosphatase, producing MLPFYVIGHRNPDTDAICSAIGHAALLRASGEVPNAIAARCGDLPQRTRWVLDKADIEPPVLLNDVRVSAGMLCRRDIVQVAESDTFLTAYRRLLSFGVRSAPVVDAAGGLRGMLRYLDLLGLLLPPETDGMKVRTVHVSFSKVVDTLQATSVGANLPPAESEEELILLVGASSQNTVDKRLKTAKQEGLVDRFLVICGDRPIVQRYAIDHGARGLLVTGGNTVTQDIAEYAKKKGVVVLLCHQDTASASTLLRCSRTVKHVMTSNIVTIGSNEPVSRLRKRLTALDQDLFPVMEQGSGKMIGVLSKSDLVDPPRIRLALVDHNEYAQAVAGVEEAEITEVIDHHRLAGNLVSREPIRYLNEPVGSTSTLVARKFMHRDLTPDAGVAMCLCAGIVSDTLCLTSPTTTLLDREMLNWLCKIADIDAEEFTEEFFAVGSLLATGTPEEILNADRKEFTEDGMTVSISQVEERDLHGFGPRREELECVLKELVRSKGYAFGVLAITDVARHHSVILAVGEEPILNQFPFKRTDTHLFDAPGVVSRKKQIFPAVSEAIQNSR from the coding sequence ATGCTTCCTTTCTACGTCATCGGCCACCGCAATCCGGATACGGACGCGATCTGTTCAGCCATCGGCCACGCCGCCCTGCTGCGGGCCTCCGGTGAAGTCCCGAATGCCATCGCCGCCCGTTGCGGGGATCTCCCTCAGAGGACCCGGTGGGTGCTGGACAAGGCGGACATCGAGCCGCCCGTGCTGTTGAACGATGTGAGGGTCTCCGCGGGCATGCTTTGCCGGCGGGACATCGTCCAGGTGGCGGAGAGCGATACCTTCCTGACCGCCTACCGCCGCTTGCTGTCCTTCGGGGTGCGCAGCGCCCCGGTCGTGGATGCGGCGGGCGGGCTGCGTGGGATGCTGCGCTATCTGGATCTGCTGGGCCTGCTGCTGCCCCCGGAGACGGATGGGATGAAGGTGCGGACCGTCCATGTTTCATTCTCAAAGGTGGTGGACACCCTCCAGGCCACCAGCGTGGGGGCAAACCTCCCGCCCGCGGAGTCCGAGGAGGAACTCATCCTGCTGGTGGGGGCGTCCTCGCAGAACACGGTGGACAAGCGCCTGAAGACGGCGAAGCAGGAAGGGCTTGTGGATCGCTTTCTCGTGATCTGCGGCGACCGCCCGATCGTCCAGCGTTACGCCATCGACCACGGCGCGCGCGGGTTGCTCGTCACCGGCGGAAATACCGTCACCCAGGACATCGCCGAGTACGCGAAGAAAAAGGGCGTGGTCGTGCTGCTCTGCCACCAGGACACCGCCAGTGCCTCCACCCTCCTGCGTTGCTCCCGCACGGTGAAGCACGTCATGACGTCCAACATCGTCACCATCGGTTCCAATGAGCCGGTTTCCCGCCTCCGCAAGCGTCTCACCGCGCTCGACCAGGATCTCTTTCCGGTGATGGAGCAGGGCAGCGGGAAAATGATCGGCGTTCTTTCCAAGTCGGACCTGGTGGACCCGCCGCGCATCCGGCTCGCGCTGGTGGACCACAACGAATACGCCCAGGCCGTGGCCGGGGTCGAGGAGGCGGAGATCACCGAAGTCATCGACCACCACCGGCTGGCGGGGAATCTCGTTTCACGGGAGCCCATCCGCTACCTCAACGAGCCGGTGGGCTCCACCTCCACCCTGGTGGCGCGGAAGTTCATGCACCGTGACCTCACCCCGGATGCGGGCGTGGCCATGTGCCTCTGCGCGGGCATCGTCTCGGACACGCTGTGCCTCACCTCTCCGACGACCACCCTGCTGGACAGGGAGATGCTCAACTGGCTCTGCAAGATCGCGGACATCGACGCGGAGGAATTCACCGAGGAATTCTTTGCCGTAGGTTCCCTGCTGGCCACGGGAACTCCGGAGGAGATCCTCAACGCCGACCGCAAGGAATTCACGGAGGACGGCATGACCGTCAGCATCTCCCAGGTGGAGGAAAGGGATCTGCATGGCTTCGGCCCGCGGCGGGAGGAACTGGAGTGCGTTCTGAAGGAGCTGGTCCGCTCGAAGGGCTACGCCTTCGGCGTTCTGGCCATCACCGATGTGGCCCGCCACCACAGCGTCATCCTCGCCGTGGGCGAGGAGCCGATCCTCAACCAGTTCCCCTTCAAGCGGACGGACACCCACTTGTTCGACGCTCCGGGCGTCGTCAGCCGGAAAAAGCAGATCTTCCCCGCGGTCAGCGAGGCGATCCAGAATTCGAGGTGA
- a CDS encoding aspartate-semialdehyde dehydrogenase — MSLPHVAIVGATGAVGIEMLLCLEQRNFPVGKLTLLASARSAGKRLVFKGEEIEVKELTHDSFAGIDIALFSAGGGISLEYGPSAAKAGAIVIDNSSAFRMDPDVPLVVPEINPAAAKNPPKGIIANPNCTTIISLMALAPLHEKFGLESIIASSYQAVSGSGAQGIIELEEQVKAIANGLEVTTKVYPRQIAFNVIPQVDVFTDNGYTKEEMKMQNEGRKILGFPELKVSCTCVRVPVYRSHSVSITAKFRQPVDPESARAAYAGKPGVQVVDNPAEKLFPVPLDTTGKDDCLVGRIRKNLVLDNALDLWVVGDQVRKGAALNAVQIAEIL, encoded by the coding sequence ATGAGCCTGCCACATGTAGCGATCGTTGGTGCCACGGGTGCCGTCGGCATTGAAATGCTTCTTTGTCTCGAACAGCGGAATTTCCCGGTCGGGAAGCTCACGCTGCTCGCTTCCGCCCGCTCGGCGGGCAAACGGCTCGTTTTCAAAGGCGAGGAAATCGAGGTGAAGGAACTCACCCATGACTCCTTCGCGGGCATCGACATCGCGCTTTTCAGTGCCGGAGGCGGCATTTCGCTGGAATACGGCCCTTCCGCCGCCAAGGCCGGGGCCATCGTCATCGACAACTCGTCCGCCTTCCGCATGGATCCGGACGTCCCTCTCGTCGTGCCCGAGATCAACCCGGCGGCCGCGAAGAATCCGCCGAAGGGCATCATCGCCAACCCGAACTGCACCACCATCATCTCGCTGATGGCGCTGGCACCGCTGCACGAAAAGTTCGGCCTGGAGTCGATCATCGCCTCCAGCTACCAGGCGGTTTCCGGTTCGGGAGCGCAGGGCATCATCGAGCTTGAGGAGCAGGTGAAGGCCATTGCCAACGGCCTGGAGGTCACCACCAAGGTCTACCCGCGCCAGATCGCCTTCAACGTCATCCCACAGGTCGATGTCTTCACGGACAACGGCTACACGAAGGAGGAGATGAAGATGCAGAACGAGGGCCGCAAGATCCTCGGCTTCCCAGAGCTGAAGGTTTCCTGCACTTGCGTCCGCGTGCCGGTCTACCGCTCGCACTCCGTTTCCATCACCGCGAAGTTCAGGCAGCCGGTCGATCCGGAATCCGCCCGCGCCGCCTACGCGGGCAAGCCGGGCGTCCAGGTCGTGGACAATCCCGCCGAAAAGCTGTTCCCCGTGCCGCTCGACACGACCGGCAAGGACGACTGCCTGGTCGGCCGCATCCGGAAGAACCTCGTCCTGGACAACGCGCTCGACCTCTGGGTCGTCGGCGACCAGGTACGCAAGGGCGCTGCCCTCAATGCGGTGCAGATCGCGGAGATCCTCTGA